In a genomic window of Muntiacus reevesi chromosome 1, mMunRee1.1, whole genome shotgun sequence:
- the LEPROT gene encoding leptin receptor gene-related protein isoform X1 gives MAGVKALVALSFSGAIGLTFLMLGCALEDYGVYWPLFVLIFHAISPIPHFIAKRATYDSDATSSACRELAYFFTTGIVVSAFGFPVILARVSVVRILHFSSSLIPSAWRQQQILLFQGSTVSRLPPSSDANHKSRSNGEPVAWCWQAMQ, from the exons ATGGCTGGCGTTAAAG ctCTTGTGGCATTATCTTTCAGTGGGGCTATTGGGCTGACTTTTCTGATGCTGGGATGTGCCTTAGAGGATTATGG CGTTTACTGGCCCTTGTTTGTCCTGATTTTCCACGCCATCTCTCCCATCCCCCATTTCATTGCCAAACGAGCAACATATGACTCCGATGCGACAAGCAGTGCCTGTCGGGAACTGGCTTATTTTTTCACTACAGGAATTGTTGTTTCTGCCTTTGGATTTCCTGTTATTCTTGCTCGTGTGTCTGTG GTGAGGATCCTACACTTCAGTTCAAGTCTGATTCCATCTGCCTGGAGACAGCAGCAGATTCTACTGTTTCAGGGCTCTACTGTTTCAAGACTACCTCCCTcttcagatgccaatcacaagtCCAG